Within Myxococcus fulvus, the genomic segment CCACCGCGGGCGACGTGGTTCGCTCCAAGGAGCAGACGTCGTCGAACACGCTGTTCCGCATGGACAACCTGGAGAACGGCGTGGAGTACGGCGTGCGGGTGTTCGCGCTGGACAAGGCGGGCAACCAGAGTGAGCCGTCGCCGCTGGCGACGGGGACTCCCATCGCGAGCAACGGCTTCTGGGCGGCGTACCGGGGTGCGCAGGGCGCGGAGACGGGCGGGTGTGGGGCGGGAGGTGGCGGACTTGCCGTGGGCGCCGTGGTGGCGGCCCTGGGCTTCTGGACGGTGTCGAGGAGGAAGCAGTCATGAGTCGGGCATGGGGCCTGGGTGTGGCCGTGGCGTTCGCCGCGCTGCCCGCGTGGGCGCAGGACGCAGGCGTGGTGTCTCCGGATCTGGTCGAGTCCCCCCGCACCGGCGGCATCATCTTCCGCCTGGGGGGCTACAAGCCGCTCATCGATGAGGAGAAGGGCCTGGGCGGCACGCCCTACAAGGACACCTTCGGCGACTCGTCGCTGCTGCTGGTGGAGCTGGAGTTCCAGCGCTACTTCTACCAGGGCATCGGCACCGCGGGCGTCGGCGTGTCGGCGGGCTACGGCGAGAAGTACGGCGCGGCGAAGCTGGCGGACGGCGGTGGAGACGCGGCGGAGCGCACGGCCATCAAGGTGGTGCCGCTCTCGTTCAACCTCTTCTACAAGTTCGACTACGCGGCCTTCGAGTGGGGCATCCCGCTGGTGCCGTACGGCAAGCTGGGCCTCATCTACTCGCCCTGGTGGGTGACGAAGGGCAGCGACACCGAGGTCTCCGGCGGCGTCACCGGCAAGGGCGGCAAGTGGGGCTGGGGCGGCACGGCGGGCCTGGCGTTCCTGCTGGACGTGCTGCAGCCGCGCTTCGCTCGCGACTTCGACTCGGGGCTGGGGGTGAACCACAGCTACCTGTTCGCCGAGTACACCTACGCGGATGTGGACGATTTCGGAGGGAAGGGTCTGAACTTGTCCAGCCGGCGCTGGATGTTCGGACTCGCGCTGGACTATTAGCGGCTCATGCCGCACTCCCCGCGCTCCGTCCGTCGGTCCGTCACGCTGTTCCTCTTGTTGACCGCCGTGGGCCTGACGGGCCCCGGCTGTCGGCGCGCGGTGCGCACGGACCTGGGCGAGGACCGCACGGTGGAGGCGGGTGTGCCCGTGACGTTGGGCTCCGAGGAGAAGGGCGCGCAGGCCCTCTCCTGGGATGTCGGCGACGGCACTCCCACGAAGCAAGGCGCCCAGCTGTCGCACGCCTTCGCGCGTCCCGGCGCGTACACCGTGCGCGCGCTGCACGAGGGCCAGGAGGTGGGGCGCGTGCGGCTCACCGTGGTGCCGCGTCCGTTGCTGCGCGCGGTGCCGGGTGAAGCGCAGACGGTGCTGTGGATGCCCCGGCTCCAGGGCAACGTGGAGCCGCTGGTGGACTTCCACGAGCGACTCATCGGCCCCGAGGAGGCGGAGGAGGCGCTGCGCGAGGCGCCCCTGGTGTCGCTCGTGTTGCAGAGCCTGACGCAGGGCTCGAGCGTCGTGGACCCGGAGGAGGGCTTCGGCCTGTTCATCCTGCCGGAGTTCGACGGCGTGGTGGCGGTGCTGGGCATCACGGAGCCCGACGCGGCGATGTCCGCGGTGGCGAGCGAGCTGGAGAGCTCCGGCCACCAGGTGATGCCCACCGATGATGGCGCCATGCGCGTGGTGCCGCAGGATGGCAGCGAGCCGATGCTGCTGTTCGTCGACCGGGGCTACCTGTACCTGGCGATTCCCGACGGGCCGGAGGAGGAGGACGACGAGGAGGGGGAGGAGGGCGTGCCGCTGGAGGTGCTCGCGGTGGAGCCGCCGCAGCCTGCCGTCGCGGACGTGCAGCTGGTGCGTCGGGCGGTGACGGGGCTGACGGGGCCCGGGATGTCCGAGGTGGCGCTGCTCAACGAGCTGCGTCCCAAGGTGGGCGAGGGGAATGTCTACCTGTACACGGGCGCGCCGAGGCTCGACGAGGGCGAGGAGGAGGGGCCGGTGCGGGGCTTCTTCGCCTCGATGACGGTGCGCCCCGAGCACGTGTCGCTGGATGGGTTCCTGTCGTCCACGCGTCCCCTGTTGCAGGGGGCGAGCGCGCCTCCGTCCGCGCTGATGGCGGAGAGCGGTTTGGGGCCGGTGGCCGCCGCGCAGCTCTCCGTGCCGCCCGAGGAGCTGGCGAAGCTGGCGTTCGGCGCGCCGGGCTCGCCGCGTCGCGAGCGGATGGTGGAGCGGTGGCGCGCGCGGGGGTTGGACGCGGAGGCGCTGTTGAAGGCGCTGCGTGGCGATGTCGCGATGCTGGTGTACTTCGATGCACCGGGTTTCCTGCGGCACTTCGTGCAGAACCAGCGGCCCGAGCCTCGGGGCACGGTCCTCATCGACGCGGGGCTGACGTCGGTGGAGCCGGTGCTGCGGCTGCTCGATGAGCGCGCGCAGGGCTCGTCGCTGCGCTTCGCGATGGAGAAGATTCCCGGCGGCCGGCTCTACAAGACGCTCCTGTGGGGGCAGCCGGTGCAACTGCGCATCGGCCCCGAGCGCGCCACGTTGATCGCCGGTACGCCGCTGGAGGGACGTCCTCGCGGCGATGTCGGCAAGTCGCTGCGCGAGCGCTTCGGCGGTGAGGCGTTCGGCGCGGGGCACCTGTCGGTGATGGCGGACCTGGGGCGGCTGCGCGCGGAACTGGATGCGCAGGAGTCGCTGCCGGGCGTGCCCGCGGAGCGACTGGCGTCGGCGCAGGCGCTCATCAAGGCGGTGCTGGAGGGCTTCACGCCGCTGGACTCGGGCTTCCTGGACTTCTCGCTGGCCGAGGGCGGCGCGCGGCTGAAGGGGAGTCTGCGATTGAGGGAGAACGCTCGCGCGGGCCAGGAGTGGAAGTGAGTCCGGGCGGCGCCGTCACCGTGCTGTACTTCGCCGCCGCGAGGGAGCGCGCGGGGACGGCTCGGGAGCGCGTGGAGGTGCCCGAGGGCGCGACGGTGGGCGTGGTGCTCCAACTGCTCGCGGCGGCGCATCCAGGGCTCGCGCCGTTGTTGCCGCACCTGCGCGTGGCGGTGGACCAGGAGTTCGTGGGCGCGGAGTCGCCGGTGCGCGCGGGCGCGGAGGTGGCGTTGATTCCTCCCGTGGCGGGTGGCTCGCCGGGGTTGTTCCGCGTGGTGGAGCGGCCGCTGCGCTTGGAGGAGGTGGTGGAGGCGGTGGGGGGCGAGGCGTACGGCGGGCTCGTCACCTTCAGCGGCTCGGTGCGCGACGCGACGAAGGGGCGGCGCGTGTTGCGGCTGGAGTACGAGGCCTACGCGCCGATGGCCGAGAAGAAGCTGGCGGAGATTGGCGCGGAGGCCGCGACGTCATGGCCGGGCGTGCGGCTGGCCATCGTGCACCGCGTGGGCGTGTTGGTGCCGGGGGAGCTGGCGGTGGTCATCGCCGCCGCGGCGCCGCATCGCAAGGAGGCGTTCCGGGGCTGTGAGCACGCCATCGAGCGGCTCAAGCAGGACGTGCCCATCTGGAAGAAGGAGTTCTTCGAGGATGGGGAGGTGTGGGTCGGCCTGGGGCCTTGAGGCCCGGGTCAGCGCATCCGGAAGCTGGCGGGGATGTTGACCTCGGGGCCCGCGTCCGCCGCCTGCTGCTGCTCGCGCTCCGCGTCGGTGATGGGGCGCATGGGGGTATCCAGGCCCATGGCCTTGCGACGCGCGGCCTCCTTCTCGGCGGCGAGCTGGAGGGCGCGGGCGTTGGACTCGGCGGCGCGCTCGGGTGTGGGGCCCGCGATGAGGAAGCCCACGGGCAGGCTCAGG encodes:
- a CDS encoding MXAN_2562 family outer membrane beta-barrel protein, with product MSRAWGLGVAVAFAALPAWAQDAGVVSPDLVESPRTGGIIFRLGGYKPLIDEEKGLGGTPYKDTFGDSSLLLVELEFQRYFYQGIGTAGVGVSAGYGEKYGAAKLADGGGDAAERTAIKVVPLSFNLFYKFDYAAFEWGIPLVPYGKLGLIYSPWWVTKGSDTEVSGGVTGKGGKWGWGGTAGLAFLLDVLQPRFARDFDSGLGVNHSYLFAEYTYADVDDFGGKGLNLSSRRWMFGLALDY
- a CDS encoding PKD domain-containing protein: MPHSPRSVRRSVTLFLLLTAVGLTGPGCRRAVRTDLGEDRTVEAGVPVTLGSEEKGAQALSWDVGDGTPTKQGAQLSHAFARPGAYTVRALHEGQEVGRVRLTVVPRPLLRAVPGEAQTVLWMPRLQGNVEPLVDFHERLIGPEEAEEALREAPLVSLVLQSLTQGSSVVDPEEGFGLFILPEFDGVVAVLGITEPDAAMSAVASELESSGHQVMPTDDGAMRVVPQDGSEPMLLFVDRGYLYLAIPDGPEEEDDEEGEEGVPLEVLAVEPPQPAVADVQLVRRAVTGLTGPGMSEVALLNELRPKVGEGNVYLYTGAPRLDEGEEEGPVRGFFASMTVRPEHVSLDGFLSSTRPLLQGASAPPSALMAESGLGPVAAAQLSVPPEELAKLAFGAPGSPRRERMVERWRARGLDAEALLKALRGDVAMLVYFDAPGFLRHFVQNQRPEPRGTVLIDAGLTSVEPVLRLLDERAQGSSLRFAMEKIPGGRLYKTLLWGQPVQLRIGPERATLIAGTPLEGRPRGDVGKSLRERFGGEAFGAGHLSVMADLGRLRAELDAQESLPGVPAERLASAQALIKAVLEGFTPLDSGFLDFSLAEGGARLKGSLRLRENARAGQEWK
- the moaD gene encoding molybdopterin converting factor subunit 1; this encodes MSPGGAVTVLYFAAARERAGTARERVEVPEGATVGVVLQLLAAAHPGLAPLLPHLRVAVDQEFVGAESPVRAGAEVALIPPVAGGSPGLFRVVERPLRLEEVVEAVGGEAYGGLVTFSGSVRDATKGRRVLRLEYEAYAPMAEKKLAEIGAEAATSWPGVRLAIVHRVGVLVPGELAVVIAAAAPHRKEAFRGCEHAIERLKQDVPIWKKEFFEDGEVWVGLGP